The window TAAGAAATTTACCGtatccttttttttgatGTTGTGGTAATGTTAGAATACATgatacattatttttagaatatttttcttttgaaaaatatcCAGTAATATGATAACCATATTCATCATATTCTGtaataacataaaataaaaataagttTACTCTATGTTTTAATGTTTTATGATCTAAAAACAATTTTGATAAGAAACATAAATTTTCACAATATATTCTAAAATAACTACCATCGATTTCAAAAAttgatattttttcctctctatatatttcatttcCTGGTGGATGTCTAATTTCACATTTTTCTATATGCCTTTTTAATTCACtatattctttaaaaaaagataaacaaaattcacatatatataatatatctatattttgGTATTCTTTAGGATATGGTGAAAAATACCATGTAtctattaaatattttccaAACCTTATTTGATTAATTGTTTTTAGTTTTGTATTTTCTTCATGCTCTCttaaatattctttatcAATACCTGCATGTTCATGATCAGAtacattatcattatcttTAATAAGTGGTAAACCATCATCTGGTTCTTTATCTAATAATCTTAAATTTTCATAAGCTAACCAACAATCTAATCTTCTATCAAACTTCTCCCAGTGaacataataatcataatcACATTCACTCATCGACACActgttattattattcaacTCATTATTCactttattaattatttcatttttattcatatttaatGGAAACATAAAATTCGTGTCGTTTAATACCTTATTCTTTGGTCGAGCATAAACAATCGAACAATACCTCCAAACCTTATTTAAGGGATCTAAACCCCATAATACCTGTTTAACAGGTAAAGCGTTTGGAAAAATTAAAGCATATGAATCGCtatattttgataatgAATTTATAACTTTGCCTGATGTTCTTACTTTATTAGTATTACCTTTGgtattcttattattactaGAATGGGCACCTGTTTTTTCTTTGCTCTTATAACTAACAGATCCTTTCCCTTGGATTTTGTTGCTCACGGTGCTTGTATTCGTGCTTGGAATATTGCTAACATCaccatttttattattataattatcactcttattattattattataattatcactcttattattattattattatcatcattcttattattattattattataattatcactcttattattattattatcatcatcattcttattattattatcatcatcattcttattattatcatctaccttttcctttatattatcttctctatcattattattattatcactattttcattttcacTACTGTTATTCCATTCCCCCccttcttttattttactaCCATTTTCCTTCATAATATACTTGCCTATACTTCCAGCCCCTTTAATCACGTTCACTTGGTTTTCATTCTTTCCCCCCAGGAccataatataaagaaatatcAATAATTTGGGCAAATGCcaaagaataaaataatataaaataaaataaaataaaataaacagataaataaataaataaataaatatatatatatatatattatatattattgcTTTATTATGTAGCTAGCTATaaacttttttatattaaaaaaaaaaaaaaaaaaaaaattNNNNNNNNNNNNNNNNNNNNNNNNNNNNNNNNNNNNNNNNNNNNNNNNNNNNNNNNNNNNNNNNNNNNNNNNNNNNNNNNNNNNNNNNNNNNNNNNNNNNNNNNNNNNNNNNNNNNNNNNNNNNNNNNNNNNNNNNNNNNNNNNNNNNNNNNNNNNNNNNNNNNNNNNNNNNNNNNNNNNNNNNNNNNNNNNNNNNNNNNNNNNNNNNNNNNNNNNNNNNNNNNNNNNNNNNNNNNNNNNNNNNNNNNNNNNNNNNNNNNNNNNNNNNNNNNNNNNNNNNNNNNNNNNNNNNNNNNNNNNNNNNNNNNNNNNNNNNNNNNNNNNNNNNNNNNNCTATATGCACAATTCTTACTTTTTGAGCAGTTTCACATAAGATATATTAGACTCGCTCATTTGGTTTAGTTCcctgaaaaaaaaaaaaaaaataaatattaaattcaTGTTTTCATAAAAGAATCAtggttatatataaatatatatacttaattttattttattatttatttattttgtttgtttgtttgtttgtttgtttgtactgctgtatataatttgatTCCTCTTCTGTTAAATTATCTCCAAATTGTTTCAAAATAGATATGATGAGATTCTTATGCATATAACCCGTTTTCTATAATAATGTtggaaaaaaagaaaagaaagaaggaaatttaaatatatagagacatgtataaaatattctcCCATATAAGTcacatataaaattaaaattcatacaaaaaaaaaaaaaaaattccaCATTACTCTTTAATCATTATATcgttttattatttatttattttgttttatttttttattatattatattatattattttattttattttttctttttttcttttttttttcgtcTTACCATTATATCCCATATTTCGAAAAAAGTTTTCATGTTTTCAAAAGCTTCCTGTTCATTCAACATTAGCGTCTTTACAAAAGTAACTAATTCgtctttttttatatctcccatattttttaatttatttaatttattttgaGTTAATGGTAAATTCTGCATATTTCAAAAgtaggaaaaaaaataaaatattttttataatggCACAATTTGTGTggttataaaaataagcAACACACGTACAAAACAAagataaaattatataaaaagtcttaatatatttttaatgtatttattacCGCTTTGTATATGATATCTACACATTTCTCCAAACTTAACGTCTCCTCCtacataattatacatacaaataatatatatatatatatatatatatattttttaccACCCATTATAgcatacatacatattattttattattttttttactgCTTACATTAACTTCTTTCATTAATTCTTTCACTAgtcttatttttttttcttcaaaagttgcattattttttatatccttTTCTTCTAATAATTCTTGTTCTTCCTTCTTTCTCTTTTCCTCCTCTTCctctttcttttttttctctatCTTCTCTTCTTCCTCTTTCCTTTTTTGTTGTTCTTCCTCCTCCTCTTCTTctttcctttttcttttttcttcctcttcctttttcttcatttcATCCATTTGAATTTTCAAATATTCCTCATGCTTCTTCAATTCTGTACCCATGGAAAAATTGTACGGAACAAAATTTTTCGCTTTCAAATTTAGCTCCTTATTTTTCTCGGATATCTTCTTGGTAATATCTCCATACTAtgtatatacaaataaataaaaataagacAATACGATCAAATGAAAccacaaaaaaaatatatatatatatatatatatatatatatatatatatatatatatacatatatatgtatacacttcaataaatttaaaatacaATTTTAACTTTCgttttcattatttatgttatttttaatacacattttttattttatttttttttttttttacctttttcttctttttattcatatatgtTATAAGTTCATTCTTGTCcttgtttttataaatgaattCATCTACGTTGTTAATCATTTGATGAAAATGTTCCATAACCttatttaagaaaaaaaaaaaaaataaatatatatatatattatacatattgGGCCAAAACATGAAACgtatttataatatgaatacCACGAACAAatcattttaattaaaagaCTCACAAAAGTGAtacatcatatatatatatagaaatattttttttatacctCTAATAGTAGGTCATTATTCTTGGAGAGCTCTTGTTTAAAGTAAGACGCTTCATTTTTAACCTCCTCAGAGTATAAAGTGGTATTTCTTAATTCTTCCATTTTAAAATCCAAATCATCCTTCAGatactttatatatatataaataataataaataaataaataaataaaataaattttgttgtacatgaatataaaaatgtatttgtagcaatttattaattttctCTTACGTTTATTTGCTGTTCACAATAACTAATGTTCATTTCCAATTCCTCAATTTTGATCCTTTTAAAGAAAgtagaaatattataataaatatagtACAAAgacaaaataatataactttatacatatatcttattatatatatttgtaatgaatttttttttttttttttttttttctttcttctatatattttattacttattttttatatcatttgCAATTGACATGTCCGCTTGTGCCCGAGCTGATTTTATTCCATCCATTAAAATAATCTTGTCACCCTACAATTTTTgggaaagaaaaaaaaaaaaaatatatatatatatatatatatacatattatatatatgtatgcatt of the Plasmodium reichenowi strain SY57 chromosome 11, whole genome shotgun sequence genome contains:
- a CDS encoding histone acetyltransferase, putative — translated: MVLGGKNENQVNVIKGAGSIGKYIMKENGSKIKEGGEWNNSSENENSDNNNNDREDNIKEKVDDNNKNDDDNNNKNDDDNNNNKSDNYNNNNNKNDDNNNNNKSDNYNNNNKSDNYNNKNGDVSNIPSTNTSTVSNKIQGKGSVSYKSKEKTGAHSSNNKNTKGNTNKVRTSGKVINSLSKYSDSYALIFPNALPVKQVLWGLDPLNKVWRYCSIVYARPKNKVLNDTNFMFPLNMNKNEIINKVNNELNNNNSVSMSECDYDYYVHWEKFDRRLDCWLAYENLRLLDKEPDDGLPLIKDNDNVSDHEHAGIDKEYLREHEENTKLKTINQIRFGKYLIDTWYFSPYPKEYQNIDILYICEFCLSFFKEYSELKRHIEKCEIRHPPGNEIYREEKISIFEIDGSYFRIYCENLCFLSKLFLDHKTLKHRVNLFLFYVITEYDEYGYHITGYFSKEKYSKNNVSCILTLPQHQKKGYGKFLINFSYFLSQTEKRTGTPERPLSDLGVASYMAYWYETILKVLINYEQLSIQELSEITSIETNDIISCLEEKDIFKNSLNGLESFYYINPKQLEFILNKLKQTNNTQLCKNKLHWVSYDYYLALYE
- a CDS encoding hypothetical protein (conserved Plasmodium protein, unknown function), producing MKVLKTSKNNFVHPNKSNQYNCNDQPYDSLFRKNCVSFYEDFDTEAIFLLDKGSRPIYHKLKDKEWGSSNNQKDTEKKKKKEEFEKIDEIISNAEHLNNLRNKLYSFEYQNILEPLGIYISQKEDEEENIKREMGNFYKDEYEILKKKYVHLKENMDTILDVERIKAGLFYTKEDLQKIFEIIRKHQSKINNKNDIIKFQSSMLEKAIEHNKKNKLTIIKDKRKNEKLLEICKSYYEQNEKTQKKLRHLKYSFLEYKIALENIVSCCEKIGGDKIILMDGIKSARAQADMSIANDIKNKIKIEELEMNISYCEQQINYLKDDLDFKMEELRNTTLYSEEVKNEASYFKQELSKNNDLLLEVMEHFHQMINNVDEFIYKNKDKNELITYMNKKKKKYGDITKKISEKNKELNLKAKNFVPYNFSMGTELKKHEEYLKIQMDEMKKKEEEEKRKRKEEEEEEEQQKRKEEEEKIEKKKKEEEEEKRKKEEQELLEEKDIKNNATFEEKKIRLVKELMKEVNEETLSLEKCVDIIYKANLPLTQNKLNKLKNMGDIKKDELVTFVKTLMLNEQEAFENMKTFFEIWDIMKTGYMHKNLIISILKQFGDNLTEEESNYIQQELNQMSESNISYVKLLK